Genomic window (Streptomyces sp. RerS4):
CGAGGCCCACATCGCCTACGCGCTCAGCAACTGGCACCCCACCGCCGGCACCCGCCTCTCCGGCGCGGTCTCCCGCGAACGCCGTGGCGACTTCCGCCTGCGCTACAGCGGCGGACAGTGGGAGCGCCGCACCGACCAGGCGCCCACCCTGGAGTGGACCTTCCCGGATCCGATGGGGCCCCGGCCGGTGATCGGAGAGTTCACCATGGCGGACGTCGTCACCGTCCCCCAGCACCTGTCCATCCCCGACGTGACCACCTACATGACCACCGAGGCGGTCCGCGACGTCGCCGCCCCCCACACACCGGCCCCGACCGCCACCGACAAGAGCGGACGCTCAAACCAGACCTTCCTCGTCGACGTCGTCATCCGCTCCGGCGGAGCCGAACGCCGGGCCACCGCCAGTGGGCAGGACATCTACGCCGTCACCGCGCCCCTCGTCACCGAGGCCCTTGAGCGCGTCCTCACCGGCCGCACCAAGACCGTCGGCGTCGCCTCCGCCGGCGAGCTCTTCGACGCCCCCGACTTCCTGCACGCACTTGCCCCGCACATCACACTGGACCTGCACCCGCAGAAGCGGAACGCCTGATCCGAACGATCCCCCCAGCCGCCGGGCGCACCTTCAGTAAGGCGGTGGGAGTCTCCGACCGGTCCGTACCGCTGCCCATGCCCGACGGAGCCGGTGGAAGCGGCCGACGCGTTGGAGGCGCAGTAGGCGCTCATCAGCGGTGAAGTGCCCATGGCGGCCGGCGAGGAGACCCGGAGGTAGTAGCCGCCCGTCCTGAGCAGCGCGGGGAGGAAGCAGCGGGCGGTGGCGGCGCTGCCGTGTCCGCCATCGCCGCGTCGTCGACCTCCACCAGGCGGCTTCGTGGTGCAGGGAGCCGGCGACGCCGGCCAGCCGCTCCGATTCCAGTCCCAGCAGGGCCACCCTGGCGCCTCGCCGGTCACCACGGCGACGCGGCCGTTCAAAGGCATCCGGTGTGTCGCGTGTGCCATGCGCCCTCCCCGTGCGCGGTGAGCGGTGCGCGGTTTGCGGTGTGCCGCTGCCGCTGCCGCTGCCGCTGCCGACGGATCGGACGGGGCCCGAAGCCGGACCGGGCGTGTGCCGGTGTCAGGCCCTGCGGCTACCCCGGGAACCTCCGCGAACA
Coding sequences:
- a CDS encoding saccharopine dehydrogenase NADP-binding domain-containing protein; protein product: MGSGQLVAVFGAYGHTGRFVVTELVARGFVPVLSGRDARKLAEPAREHGLEARVASVDDATSLDRALAGTVAVVNCAGPFASTVGPVIEAALRARIPYLDVAAEIEANLDTFAHYRERAREAGTVIVPAMAFFGGLGDLLATAAMGDWAEADEAHIAYALSNWHPTAGTRLSGAVSRERRGDFRLRYSGGQWERRTDQAPTLEWTFPDPMGPRPVIGEFTMADVVTVPQHLSIPDVTTYMTTEAVRDVAAPHTPAPTATDKSGRSNQTFLVDVVIRSGGAERRATASGQDIYAVTAPLVTEALERVLTGRTKTVGVASAGELFDAPDFLHALAPHITLDLHPQKRNA